In Candidatus Methylomirabilota bacterium, the sequence ACGCCAATGCCGGGCGGTGGACGACGCTGCCCTACCAGCGCGGGATCCTCGACGCGATGTCCGACCCCGCGATCGAGCGCGTCACGCTGATGAAGAGCGCCCGCGTGGGGTATACGAAGGCCGTCTGCGCCGCGATCGGCTACTACATCGCGCATGACCCGTGCCCGATCATGGTCGTGCAGCCGACGCTCGACGATGCCCGGCGGCATAGTAAGGAAGACATCGCCCCGATGCTCCGGGATGTGCCCCTCCTCGAGGGTCTGATCGCCCCTACGCGGACCCGCGATAGCGATAACACGATTCTGGAGAAGCTTTTTCGCGGGGGCTCGCTCTCGCTGATCGGTGCCAATAGCCCGCGGGGTTTCCGGCGGACCTCGCGGCGCGTGGTGATCTTCGACGAGGTGGATGGCTATCCGCAATCAGCGGGCACCGAGGGCGACCCGATCGAGCTCGGGATCCGGCGCACGGAGTATTACTGGAACCGGAAGATTCTCGCGGGCTCGACGCCGACGATCGCGGGGCATAGCGTCATCGAGCGCCTCTTCGAGGCGGGCGACCAGCGGCACTACTATGTGCCGTGCCCGTCGTGCGGCGCGTTCCAGGTGCTCCGGTTCCCCAATTTGAAGTGGCCCGAGGGCGAGCCCGAGCGCGCCTATCTGGTCTGCACCGAACACGGCTGCGTCATCGAGCACGCGGCCAAGCGCGCGATGATCGAGGCGGGCGAGTGGCGCGCCGAGCACCCCGAGCATTTCACCGAGCATAGCCGCCATGCCTCGTTTCACATCTGGGCGGGCTACTCCTACAGCCCCAACGCCACGTGGGGCCAGCTCGCCCTCGAGTTCGTCAAGGCCACGCGCGGCGGCACGCTCACGCTCCGCACGTTCGTCAACACCGTGCTCGGCGAGACCTGGCAAGATCGCGGCGAAGCGCCGGACTGGGACCGGCTCATGCGGCGCCGCGAGGCCTATGCCTTCGGGACGGTCCCCCACGGCGCGCTCTTCCTGACCGCCGGCGTGGACGTGCAGAAGGATCGCTTGGTCTACGAGGTCGTCGGCTGGGGCCGCGGCAAGGCCTCGTGGTCGATCGACTATGGCCTGCTCCCAGGGGACACGGCCGATCTGGACACGGGCCCCTGGGCCCAGCTCGACGCCCTCCTGGCCCGCCATTTTCCCCACGCCGGGGGCGTGCAGCTCCCCATCCGGATGCTCGCGGTCGATAGCGGCTATAACACGCAACAGGTGTACGCCTGGGCGCGGAAGTACCCCATGAGCCGTGTGATCGCGGTGAAGGGCCAAGCAATGGGTGGCGCGCTGATTGGCCCGCCGACCGCCGTCGATGTTAGCGACCGCGGGCGGAAACTCCGCCGCTCCTACAAGGCCTGGCCGGTGGTGGGCGCGATCGCCAAGAGCGAGCTCTACGGGTGGCTCCGGCTGGAGATGCCGACCGACGCCGAGGCCCCGATCCCCGCAGGATTCTGCCACTTCCCGCAATACGGCGAGGATTACTTTCAGCAGCTCACGGCGGAGCAACTCATCCCCACGCGGACGGCCAAGGGCTTCATCCGCCTGGAATGGACCCTGATCGAAGGCCGCCAGAACCATGCTTTGGACGCCCGGGTCTATGCGCGCGCGGCGGCCGCCGTGGTCGGGATCGATCGCTTCACGGCGTCCGATTGGGCGTCGCTCGAGGCCGCCGTCGGGCAGGCCCCGCCCAAGGCGACGACCCCGGCCGCGCCGACCGCGCCTGCGCCGACCAGCCCGCCCGGGCCTCCGCCGCGGCCGCCGGGGTGGCTCGGGCCCCGCCGTCGGTGGCTGCGCTGAGACATGAGACGTGCGCACGCGGCCCCACCTATGGTATAGCGGGGAGCGATGGACCCCATCTGGACCCAGGCGGACATCGACGCGCTCAAGATCGCCATCAAGAGCGGGGTCCTTACGGTCACCTTCGGGAACCGGACGACGACGTTTCATAGCCTGCGTGAGATGCGCGAGCTCCTCGCCGACATGGTGGCCTCCGTGAACGCCGCCACCGGACAACCCTTTCGGCTCGCCGCGACGTCGAAGGGCGTCTAGGTGTACTGGCTCGACCGCCTGACCCACGGCGTCGCCCCCCGCTGGACCCTCCGCCGGATGCAAGCGCGGCGCGCCGCGCAGATCGTCGCCCGGCACTATGAGGCCGCCGCCGCCGGCCGTCGCACGCAGGGCTGGCGCTGGACGACCGGAGACGCCGCCGCCTCGATGGGGACCGCGCTCGGCA encodes:
- a CDS encoding phage terminase large subunit family protein, with product MTTLEALEGEIQQLWKPPPRLELSTWADAHFVLPAGDANAGRWTTLPYQRGILDAMSDPAIERVTLMKSARVGYTKAVCAAIGYYIAHDPCPIMVVQPTLDDARRHSKEDIAPMLRDVPLLEGLIAPTRTRDSDNTILEKLFRGGSLSLIGANSPRGFRRTSRRVVIFDEVDGYPQSAGTEGDPIELGIRRTEYYWNRKILAGSTPTIAGHSVIERLFEAGDQRHYYVPCPSCGAFQVLRFPNLKWPEGEPERAYLVCTEHGCVIEHAAKRAMIEAGEWRAEHPEHFTEHSRHASFHIWAGYSYSPNATWGQLALEFVKATRGGTLTLRTFVNTVLGETWQDRGEAPDWDRLMRRREAYAFGTVPHGALFLTAGVDVQKDRLVYEVVGWGRGKASWSIDYGLLPGDTADLDTGPWAQLDALLARHFPHAGGVQLPIRMLAVDSGYNTQQVYAWARKYPMSRVIAVKGQAMGGALIGPPTAVDVSDRGRKLRRSYKAWPVVGAIAKSELYGWLRLEMPTDAEAPIPAGFCHFPQYGEDYFQQLTAEQLIPTRTAKGFIRLEWTLIEGRQNHALDARVYARAAAAVVGIDRFTASDWASLEAAVGQAPPKATTPAAPTAPAPTSPPGPPPRPPGWLGPRRRWLR